The following proteins are co-located in the Schistocerca nitens isolate TAMUIC-IGC-003100 chromosome 2, iqSchNite1.1, whole genome shotgun sequence genome:
- the LOC126235111 gene encoding craniofacial development protein 2-like: MMIKTEAQPTDLCAIEVYLPTTNSKDEEVAVVYEQIDDLMKLVKEKDNLSIISDFNASIGEENKGLWNGKFGLGKTNARGERLLDFCEQYEMIVTNTCFEMPKRRIYTWKSPTDGKMFQIDYILVKKKFMNQIKSSHSYPGYDIDSDHVLVIADYSSRFMKYKRTNQHRWFVKKLKEKQVAADMKELTDT, translated from the coding sequence ATGATGATTAAAACTGAAGCACAACCCACGGATTTGTGTGCAATTGAAGTTTACTTACCAACAACCAATAGCAAGgatgaagaagtagcagtagtataTGAGCAAATTGATGACTTAATGAAACTGGTTAAAGAAAAGGACAATCTAAGCATAATTAGTGATTTCAATGCATCGATTGGTGAAGAGAACAAAGGATTATGGAATGGCAAGTTCGGGCTAGGAAAAACGAATGCTAGAGGAGAAAGGTTGCTAGATTTCTGTGAACAGTATGAGATGATAGTCACCAACACGTGTTTTGAAATGCCCAAGAGAAGAATATATACATGGAAAAGTCCAACAGATGGcaaaatgtttcagatagattatatcctagtcaagaagaaatttatgaatCAGATAAAGTCTAGCCACTCGTACCCTGGATATGATATAGACAGTGACCATGTTCTAGTGATAGCAGACTATAGTAGCAGATTTATGAAATATAAAAGAACTAACCAACACAGATGGTTTGTAAAAAAACTCAAGGAAAAGCAAGTAGCTGCAGACATGAAAGAATTGACCGATACCTGA